The Flammeovirga yaeyamensis genome segment CTATGTTGGACAATATTTCAAGATGCTAACAGGTATCAATCCACAAGATTATATTGAATATCAAAGAATGGAAAAAGCGGTAGAGTTACTTAGAACTTCACGAAAAAGTATTCGTGCTATCGGTTCTGAAGTCGGTTATAAAGACACTGCTTATTTCTGTCGTCGTTTTAAGATGATGTTTGGTATTCCAGCAGGAAAAATGAGAAGACGTGATTCTTTGATGAACGTTTAATTATAAAAAAACTTTCGAAATCAGGTGGAGGCTCAATTTGAGCCTCTTTTTTTTACTAAACATTTTTCTCCTTTGTTAGTTTTTGTTCATGAATTTAAGGTAAACAAATTCACAATATGCCTCCTAAATTCAATTTTATCTTTATTTTTGCCACAATAAACTTTCTAATCAAAAAATTATGCATAAGCACTGGTATTGTAATAATATAAACGCATACAAACGCAGGAAAACAGTAGAAGTGAATATTGGAGGAATTCCAATGGGTGGAGATAATCCTATCAGAGTCCAATCGATGACCACTGTAGATACTATGGATACCGAAGGTTCTATAGAAGAAGTGATAAGAATGGTAGACTCAGGATGTGAGTATGTAAGAATTACAGCACCTAGCATTAAAGAGGCTCAAAACCTAAAAGCAATAAAAGATGGTTTAAAAGAAAGAGGGTATGACGTTCCATTAGTTGCGGATATCCACTTCACTCCTAACGCTGCCGAAGTTGCTGCTAAACTCATCGAAAAAGTTAGAATCAACCCCGGTAACTATGCCGATAAAAAGAAATTTGATTTTATCGAATATGATGATAAAGCTTATAATGCCGAATTAGAAAGAATTAGAGAAAAATTTGTTCCATTAGTCGAAATCTGTAAAGAACATGGTACTGCTATGCGAATAGGTACAAACCATGGATCATTATCAGATAGAATTTTAAGTAGATATGGTGACACTCCACTAGGAATGGTGGAATCAGCACTTGAATTCTTAAGAATTTGTGATGACATGGACTATCATAATATCGTTCTTTCTATGAAAGCAAGTAATACACAAGTGATGGTGCAAGCCTACCGATTACTTGTTCAAAAAATGGAAGAAGAAGGATTAAAGCCCTATCCGCTTCACTTAGGAGTTACTGAAGCCGGTGACGGAGAAGATGGCAGAGTAAAATCGGCTGTAGGTATTGGTACTTTATTAGAAGATGGTTTAGGTGATACTGTTCGTGTTTCTTTAACAGAGGCTCCGGAAGCAGAAGCACCTGTTGCTGCCGCTTTGATCAATCGTTACAATCAAAGAGCTGAAGAAGCGGAAGAGATTTCTACTTCTATAGATATTTCTCCAAAAAATCCTTTCCAATATGAAAGAAGAAAAACAGTAGAAGTTGATACGTTTGGCGATCACAATGTACCAAGAGTAATTGCAGATTTTTCTAATGTAAAAAATATTGAAATGGCCGATTTAAAATCTATCGGACATCATTATCTGCCTGCTACTGACAAATGGGGAATGTCTGATCATGGAGCAGACTTTATTTATACAGGAAGTCAACCTTTACCTTTTATGTCGCCAAACGGCATGAAAAACATTGTTGATGCCTCGTCTTGGAATGAAGATATCAATATCAATCCACTTTTTGATGTAGAAGAATTTAAATCTGCTTCTAAAAAGCATGTATCATTAAACTTCATCAAAGGTGATATTCACTCAATTAATGATACTTTTATCAACTCATTAAAAGGAGACTCAACAGTTGTACTTTGGATAAAATCAGATAATGCTCATGCTATGCCTGAACTAAGAGCTATTTTATTCAAATTATATAAATCAGGCATTAAAACTCCTGTAATTATCGAACGAACTTATCAAAATGTAACTTCAGATGAATTACAATTATATAGCTCAACGGATATTGGAGGACTTTTAATTGATGGTCTCGGTGATGGCGTTTTCCTAAAACCTCTTCAAGGTGCATCAAAAGAAGAATTATTGGAAAATATCTCGACAAGTAACCGTTTAGCTTTTGGTATTCTTCAAGCAGCAAGAACGAGAATGACCAAAACAGAATACATCTCCTGCCCTTCTTGTGGACGAACATTATTCGATTTACAAGAAACAACAGCCATGATCAGAAAAAGAACTGATCACCTTAAAGGTTTAAAAATTGGTATTATGGGTTGTATCGTCAACGGTCCTGGAGAAATGGCCGATGCTGATTATGGCTATGTTGGCTCTGGAAAAGGAAAGATTACCTTATACAGAGGTCAGGATGTCGTAAAAAGATCGGTGCCTTCTGAAAATGCTGTAGATGAACTAATAAAAATTATTGACGGTGATGGTAATTGGTTTGAGCCAGAAACTTCAGAAGCCTAAAAATATTGAAGCCTGCATAATTTAAATGCAGGCTTTTTTCTTCTCTAAACTTTCTATTTGATAATTTCCCGATTTTGTTAATGCTATTTACCCTCTTTAACAAGGCAATATCAAATAATCTTTTAGATCTAAAAATATATTCCTACCTTTGCATGC includes the following:
- the ispG gene encoding (E)-4-hydroxy-3-methylbut-2-enyl-diphosphate synthase; translated protein: MHKHWYCNNINAYKRRKTVEVNIGGIPMGGDNPIRVQSMTTVDTMDTEGSIEEVIRMVDSGCEYVRITAPSIKEAQNLKAIKDGLKERGYDVPLVADIHFTPNAAEVAAKLIEKVRINPGNYADKKKFDFIEYDDKAYNAELERIREKFVPLVEICKEHGTAMRIGTNHGSLSDRILSRYGDTPLGMVESALEFLRICDDMDYHNIVLSMKASNTQVMVQAYRLLVQKMEEEGLKPYPLHLGVTEAGDGEDGRVKSAVGIGTLLEDGLGDTVRVSLTEAPEAEAPVAAALINRYNQRAEEAEEISTSIDISPKNPFQYERRKTVEVDTFGDHNVPRVIADFSNVKNIEMADLKSIGHHYLPATDKWGMSDHGADFIYTGSQPLPFMSPNGMKNIVDASSWNEDININPLFDVEEFKSASKKHVSLNFIKGDIHSINDTFINSLKGDSTVVLWIKSDNAHAMPELRAILFKLYKSGIKTPVIIERTYQNVTSDELQLYSSTDIGGLLIDGLGDGVFLKPLQGASKEELLENISTSNRLAFGILQAARTRMTKTEYISCPSCGRTLFDLQETTAMIRKRTDHLKGLKIGIMGCIVNGPGEMADADYGYVGSGKGKITLYRGQDVVKRSVPSENAVDELIKIIDGDGNWFEPETSEA